One Vicia villosa cultivar HV-30 ecotype Madison, WI linkage group LG5, Vvil1.0, whole genome shotgun sequence genomic window, ACTTGTTTGGTTGCTGATTGTATTGGATTGTGACTTATTTGGTCATAAATTTCATCAACATCAATAGAACTTGGGTGCTAATAGGTCTAAAAGGCCAAATCAACAAAAatgaatgatttattttgatgaaGTTTGACCTAGTTGAGATCCAATTTGGTTTATTAAtctttgcttgattttatcttgtccaatctctccatctccttctctttctttttctttttggatcAATTGCATGATGATTCATCTTGTTCAATTAGGTTAGGATTAGTACTTGATGAACTTTCATCAATTCAAATCTACTTTCCACTTTATCAAAAGATCTTTGGGTTGACAATAAGTTTGTCCCAAAATATTAAGAAGgacttgattgatgtaatgatctCGTCTCCTTAACTTAGTATTGATCACATTGGTTTGACTGAAGGAGTGAAAAAAACTTAGAAATGGGGGATTGAATAAGAGTTGTTTCTAAAActgaaagataaaaaaataatcacacagttatttttatcatggttcgttgttaatcaaactactccagtccacccctgacagagtgatttaccacaattgaggatttaatccactaatcaatcttgattataatggttCTCCATTTAGACAACTTCCAAgccttctagagtatacagatcacaacttgatcactctaggaatttccttttacaaaagatgtaaataatattacaagagtttaatttgcttcttaataagctataatcaccgagtgatttttctcttaagattaagttctaaaactcactaagatattacaatttgttaggttgaagatgaagttttttgttgtttttgtgtgACAATGTTTGGAGTTAATTTGGCAGCGTAAGGTTACTTGGAGCAAGAGTTGTTAGCTGCTTCAGCATCAGAACTTCTttatataggcagtgagaaaaTATGACCGTTgagtagcatttaatgctttgcgtgaattgtacactgctgcatttaatgtttcactcttttgtcaactacctcgagccatgcttcaactgtttttgctgactttgccttttgtagtttctaacgttcctttgtcagtcagacagatttgacgttgtagccttttcatcttgtacttgcttctagactcagactattagaataacgtttgaatatcagagtcttcagcgttggtgtagatgcaacttcagtcatcagagcttcagaatgctgattttgtgcatactctcttaggcttttcctaaaatggaaatcatgaataattagagtaccacattgtcttatacaaaattcatatataatgttatcatcaaaactaagaatattgatcagaacatttcatgttctaacattgACTCGTGCTATTTGTTATAGGAGAATGACCTCTATCATTTATATAACAAATATAATACATAAATTCTATTGACCGCCGTCATAGATGCTACTTTTATATAAGTACATCtacgattgcttaacatagcTAAATTGTCCTGAGAATAAGATAAAGaactaaaaagagtattttgtCTACTGCTTACATAGATTCTATACCATGTCAATTGATATGTGGTTGGCTGAAGGTTTAAAGGGTCTGTCAATAATGAGAACTTCCATTCTCTGTTTAACTGTCGATTTGGTATTTGATTGTGATTTTAGAAAATGACGTgacaaatatattaaaatagcGTAAATTAAAGAAAAAGTAGAAGAGCCAAAATTTCAagtataaagaaaaaaataggtAGCAACTTTTGTGTGGATTAATTCTCTAGATTTTAGGGGAATTGAGCTCTTTAAAAGTCTAAAATTTGATTGAGAGGTaagtaaaatcaattaaaaaattattctacGCGAATTTAAACTATAATTATTTTGAAGgactttattttaattcaaactaATTAACTTAAACTCAATTTCTTggctaaaaagaaaataattttaagaaattaaaaatagatatagattttttaaaaaattattgcgTTTGTGGGTTAATTtgttcttttttcaaaatttctctatactatttataaaattattatttttttaaactgtTTTTATTAGAGCAACAGTAAACACATAAGATTTTTAGAGGTGTAAAATTGATATAAATGAGTTACGGTTTAAATTATATCAGATGAATATGGAATGATAAATATAGAAATGGTTAGAGAAATTAGTAAGGATTCCGTATGGTGAAAGGATATCCAACAATCAAATCATAGTGTAGGCAAGTTGAGAGAAACTGGTTTGCAAAAAAGTTGTTTAAGAAAATGGATAATAATGATAGATATTTTTAGTTAGATTCATGGCGGAAGGAGACAGTTGTATAATAAATTTACAGATTGTTAAGGTTAAAGGGCGACAAAAATGTCACGGTGGCAAAAACTTGAATGAGTGTGCTTCTAGTTATTTGCAAGTGTGTGTATTTGGTCTTAGAAACATGACTTACTTTAACATAAAAGAATTTAGTAAACGAATGTGCTTCTTGTTATTCGCGTAAGTGTGTGTATTAGGTCTTTGAGACATGCCTTAGTTTAAAAGAAGACGATTTAGTGATTGGATGTGCttctttgctgttacaaataatacattttcatctaaaaattaaagtttttgtgaAGAACTCTGAAAAAGATATATCATTGTTAAATGATATAATTTGTGTAGTGGTATACATTTATTGGGTCTCTAAGAGGGGATGATCCATGAAAATGAAGGGAGGCTACAATTACGAGGTACGAGTCACCCTACAAAGTTAAGAGTCCCTCGAAATGTGTTACGAGGTCGCCTGGGCGTCTGTGACTGGCTAATCAATTGAGATTTATCCATATGTATTAACTCACATATTGGATCCATATGTATTAACTCTCAGTAGACATGGAAATGACGTGTCCCAGTATAAACAAACTCTGAAAGGGAGTCATAGAGGGTAACCACCCCCATAATTTAAGGAAGAACTGATCTTCCATCACTTCAACTATCCAGActcattgatatatatatatatatatatatatatatatatatatatatatatatatatatatatatatatatatatatatatatatatatatatatatatataaaatacctCAACCTTAAGGTTAAGGACAAATCACAATTCATATGCTTATAACTAAGCACCCAACACATATCCTCCAAACTACTATAAACATCACCCACCTTACAAGGTTTATTGTTGTCGTGAGCAAGCCCTAACCATCACAATTTATTATACACCTATTAAGACATATGAGTGTCTCTCCCCTTATATGGTTAACATGCacacatatattttttaaacaatataatttaaaaaaaaaatgttgttttgaaatttttattattactatgcacattaatattaataaattgtcCATTATAGTAACAACTCGCACTCAATATTACCTCACACACCTTATCAATTATGTATATTAtactaataatttttattttatttattaaaatattgtaattaataattaattatattgaaatattttaaaaaataaataaattgagaaGAAGAAATATTAAGATATTTGAAAAGTAAAATTGAAACGTAGAGTGCGAGAAGCAACAAAAACACCTAATCCCTAAAAATTGTTTCGAGAACTCACTACACTTAACCAACAATGGCGTCAATGGCAACAACAATGGGTATGAGCATGGGCATGACCGTAACTTCACACCTCTCAACCTCTTCTCGTCTTCTCGCTTTTCAACCAAACCTAATCCCAACCAAACGCCCAACCAAAActttttcaatttcaaacaatccTAAAACCACCGTAACCGCCTGCACCGTAACCGCCTGCACCGTAACCGCCGCAGCACCGTCACCTCAATCTCCGATCAACGACGACGACACCGTTAATCTCTCTGGCTCCACTCGAACAATAACCACGCTATTCGGAATTGCGGCTTTATGTATCAAAGCTTTTGTCAACATTCTTCCACCGCCGGAACTATGTTTATCGATTGGAACTTCGTCGTCGTCGCTGTTCTTTGCTGCAATGAGGAAGAGTACTCAGAGCTCCCTGAACACGCCGCTGGCGGTTGTGGCGGCGGGATTGAAGAAATGGTTGGATATTTACAGTGGTGTTTTGTTGGTTAGGGTTTTGCTGAGTTGGTTCCCGAATATTCCGTGGGAGAGACAGCCACTTTCTGCAATTAGGGATCTTTGTGATCCTTATCTTAGTTTGTTTAGGAATGTTGTTCCACCTGTTTTTGATACTCTTGATATTAGTCCTCTTCTTGCTTTTGCTGTTTTGGGGACTCTGGCCAGTCTCCTCACTGTTCCTGTTTAGAATTACACTCACAGGTACATTACTTTGCATTCCTTTTTtaatttctcatttttatgtTGAGTAATCCCCATGTTTAGTTATTACATATGAATCTCTGACACTAGACTCGACACTGACACGGAGACACCAGTAATAATATGAGAATATGGAAATGCGTAGACGCGAGTAATAATATGAGAATATGGAAATGCATAGACACGGGTACTAATATGAGAGTATGGAAATGTGTTATTGTAATCACATGTTAGTTTCAAGACGCCGGTAATAATATGAGAATTTGGAAATGTGTTATTGTAATCTCATGTGTTAGTTTCGTTTGAATAAGTTTTGGACACTATTGATTATACATATTGAGTAAACCCCAACTAGGGAAGTGTTTTATTGTCGTCAAAAAATTGGTATAGCGCCTCTACATTGCTATTGTGTATTGAAATTTGGGGTAGCCAATAGGAAAACCTTCATGTGTCAAACACTGTCTATTATGCATATTGAGTAAGCCCCAAATTTAATTACCGCTTATGAAGCCCTCACACTAGACTCAACATTGGTTTTCTACTACAGTTTTGATCGAATTGATGGGCATCCAAGCATTCACGTATTTATGTGAGTTATTGTAACTACATATATGTTTGGGTGTCCATCATTTTGATCAAAATTGCGTTAGAAAACCACATAAACACAAAAGCTCTAAATAGTTTTTATACTTTCATGTTTTATTGCATTAGATTGTGGTTTGTAACTTGATTCCAAATATATGCTACATGTGTTGGTGTTGGAAAGTCGTTCTAACACGTGTTTACATTCACTATTGATCGTACATATTGACTAAATCCCAATTTTAGTTATCATCTATGAATCCCATAAGTACAAACATTAGATACCGATACTAATTTGAGAAAATGTGACCACATATGTTAGACTCTAGACACCAATAATAACTTGAGAAAATGTAACCACATATGTCGGACACTAGACATAACTTCAATATGAAATGTCTTTTGTGTTACTCTATATATTTTGATAAACCTTTCATGTTAAACCATACAATTAGACATGGCAATTGACAGGAACTTAGGGACCAACATGACAAGGGTTTAGCAAAATTTTAGTGACTACTTATGAAATATTGGagacttattatttttatatagtcTAGGGACTATGTAGGAGGGATTGGTACTTGAGGTTGAAGACTGAATTGAGGCCTTACTCTTATATCATGCTTATTTGTGCTAGCCATGGAATCTGAACGTTTCCGTATGCTTAATAGCTTATTATATCACGGAAATTTGAATAGTATAtcctctatctatctatctatgaAAGTTCTCTCTTAATGATGGTagaatttcatatttttatgccATTTTTTCTCTTAATTGGTGTCTTTGCATACAATCTTCACTACTTAATTCTTATATCTTGTATTGTCagttttaatattttggatgttACTACTATGGTTGGATAGGTGTGGGCTACTGAAGAATGTTCTCATGACTGACAAAGCATCGTCCTAAAACGTTTTGGCAGAATTTTGAAAAGCAGGTTCTCGAGAAGCTTAGGATTAAGTTTGGTTTCTCTATACAGTGTAATTTTTCAGATTGATATATTTTTGGCAGTTATGCATGTGGTTATGAAAGTAATTggattttaatttcaaataatttatgTTGTATTTTGTTGTTGGGTTGGATAGTTTAGTTGTATCTTAATTGAAATTCCTTCGCTATAAGCTCTGTGCAGAATTTGCAAGCCAGTAATCTTGCTCTTgcataaatataaaatacacgTTCGATATTGGTTATGAAATTATGACGCACGATGAATGTTTTGCCATCTACGCCAATTTCAGTTTTGTTGATCATATTCTTTATTTGAGTTCAACTTCTAATATGATCTAACGAATCACTTCTTACACTGATTCATGTATGTTAAGTTGTGATATAATTGTTGAAAAATTTATCAAGCTAGGTGGCTTCGATAATGGAGGGGATAAGGTAGGGAACTACAAAATTTGCCTGTCCCTGTATTTCTGCtagaaaatttgattttgttaTGTAGGATCATCATTTATTTGAATTACATGTTATTTGCCCCATCTATTTGATTGGGCGTTTTTAAAATACAAGTGTTTTGTTGTGATTCTTGTCTTGAATTTATCTTTCTATGCTCACTAGGCATGAAAGTTGTTTAGTGGCTTTTTACTGACTGCCTAGGCTTAAATTAAGTATGTGAACTTTTAACAACAAAGGATCATGAGAATTTATTTTCTTAACCCCTGAAATTTCTTGAACACTCTAGAAATATTCTTATGGTTTTAAAAATCAGAAGATTCTGTCTGAGTGTTcaaattttagaatttgaaaATCCTTCGGGTTATAAACTACAAAaccgattttttttatatattaaaataaccaACATTTTCAATTTAAATACCCCAATAACCATCATTAATCATTATTAACCAAAATACAAGAATATTGACTTCCATGTTCtctatgttttctttctctttaatTTCTAATAAATACTTCGGGATTTAATCCCATAGAAATGAAAAATATTTCGTCACTAAATTCAATCGTATTGGATCTCGATGATATCAAATCGGATCAATATCAGAATAACAATATCTGAgctatcaaataaataattcatGGTCGAGAATTGAATAGTATAACATCGGAAGATGTTTTATCCATACCAAATAAGAAAAACGACTTTCTGATGCAATCAAAAAGTTGGCAATGGAACCGATACATCTCTCTGGTATGGTATGACTCTTTGCTGCCTATAGGTTCTATAGTTTAAAGGTATGTATGGTGAGCAGATCATAGGGGAGTCTGGTgttcaaaaaaaaatgtaaaagttGCAGACATACTTTCTAATTCCAGATGGCCCCTCCCTGCAGGTGCAAATAAACACCAGCAATAAATTGGGGAGTGTATCAGAGCCATAAGGCTCTTGAACAGTGAGCGAtgttttaaacaaacaaaa contains:
- the LOC131601045 gene encoding ylmG homolog protein 1-2, chloroplastic-like — translated: MASMATTMGMSMGMTVTSHLSTSSRLLAFQPNLIPTKRPTKTFSISNNPKTTVTACTVTACTVTAAAPSPQSPINDDDTVNLSGSTRTITTLFGIAALCIKAFVNILPPPELCLSIGTSSSSLFFAAMRKSTQSSLNTPLAVVAAGLKKWLDIYSGVLLVRVLLSWFPNIPWERQPLSAIRDLCDPYLSLFRNVVPPVFDTLDISPLLAFAVLGTLASLLTVPV